A region of Streptomyces sp. NBC_00654 DNA encodes the following proteins:
- a CDS encoding glycosyltransferase family 4 protein, whose amino-acid sequence MKPLSILTGINRTSEPSSGSLILVNDLYRAMPDTHTIYLGRRPVNQEWKAAFDHLIPLSTTKRPQGPGFDDYVDELTQEVGALIEQLRPDAIHAQNVGFALSLAFSRTAGTIPIVSIAHGPEVMAAERNATEHAVMLEVVAASAAIVTPTSVLADHIDRLTGRRFTDRIAVIPWGIRLADAQVRDQPSIGTGPLSLVHAGRLDDNKSTITAVEALALTDQPHCLTVIGKGPLREHLEQRAVELGLRDRVHFERHLPRAELWSRLPSYDAFVFTTRGLEAFGLALIEAQAHGLPVVYSALPGVKAILGNAGTAFAPGDPRSLAAALDEMGRDFHLRKALTKASLTNARRYDIVTTGCQLRELTLRLISSCRH is encoded by the coding sequence ATGAAACCCTTGTCCATCCTTACCGGCATCAACCGCACTTCCGAGCCGTCGTCCGGGAGCCTGATCCTCGTCAACGACCTCTACCGCGCCATGCCCGACACCCATACGATCTACCTCGGCAGGAGACCGGTCAATCAAGAGTGGAAAGCCGCGTTCGATCACCTGATCCCCCTCTCGACGACGAAACGCCCCCAGGGCCCCGGCTTCGACGACTACGTGGACGAGCTAACACAAGAGGTAGGGGCGCTCATTGAGCAGCTCAGGCCGGACGCCATCCACGCCCAGAACGTCGGGTTCGCACTCAGCCTGGCCTTCAGCCGTACCGCCGGCACCATCCCGATCGTCTCGATCGCCCACGGCCCCGAAGTGATGGCGGCCGAACGCAACGCAACGGAACACGCGGTCATGCTCGAAGTCGTCGCCGCCAGCGCCGCGATCGTCACCCCGACCTCCGTCCTCGCCGATCACATCGACCGGCTCACCGGGCGCCGTTTCACCGACCGCATCGCCGTCATCCCGTGGGGCATCCGTCTGGCTGATGCCCAGGTACGCGATCAGCCGTCCATAGGGACCGGGCCCCTGTCTCTGGTGCACGCCGGTCGCCTGGACGACAACAAGTCCACGATCACGGCCGTGGAAGCCCTTGCCCTCACCGATCAGCCCCACTGCCTGACCGTGATCGGCAAAGGGCCCCTGCGCGAGCATCTGGAGCAACGAGCTGTCGAACTCGGCCTGCGGGACCGGGTCCACTTCGAGCGGCACCTGCCCCGTGCTGAGCTGTGGAGCCGCCTGCCGAGCTACGACGCCTTCGTGTTCACCACCAGAGGTCTGGAGGCTTTCGGACTCGCCCTCATCGAGGCCCAAGCTCACGGCCTCCCCGTCGTCTACTCTGCTCTCCCTGGCGTGAAAGCAATCCTCGGGAACGCTGGCACGGCCTTCGCCCCCGGCGACCCGCGCTCGCTGGCCGCGGCACTCGACGAGATGGGCCGGGACTTCCATCTGCGCAAGGCCCTGACCAAGGCGTCTCTCACCAACGCGCGCCGGTACGACATCGTTACCACCGGCTGCCAGCTTCGCGAACTGACGCTCCGCCTTATCTCCTCATGCAGGCACTAG
- the purU gene encoding formyltetrahydrofolate deformylase, which yields MTAPQPASPAASDAVSGQYVLTLSCPDKQGIVHAVSSYLFMTGCNIEDSQQFGDHDTGLFFMRVHFSADAPVTVDKLRASFAAIGDSFRMDWQIHRSADRMRIVLMVSKFGHCLNDLLFRSRIGALPVEIAAVVSNHTDFAELVASYGIPFRHLPVTKDSKADAEARLLELVREEDVELVVLARYMQVLSDDLCKQLSGRIINIHHSFLPSFKGAKPYHQAHARGVKLIGATAHYVTADLDEGPIIEQEVERVGHDVTPDQLVAIGRDVECQALARAVKWHAERRILLNGRRTVVFA from the coding sequence ATGACCGCGCCGCAGCCCGCCTCTCCCGCCGCCTCGGACGCCGTATCCGGGCAGTACGTCCTCACCCTTTCGTGCCCCGACAAACAGGGCATCGTGCACGCCGTGTCGAGCTACCTCTTCATGACCGGCTGCAACATCGAGGACAGTCAGCAGTTCGGCGACCACGACACGGGTCTCTTCTTCATGCGCGTCCACTTCTCGGCGGACGCCCCGGTGACGGTGGACAAACTGCGGGCCAGTTTCGCGGCCATCGGCGACTCCTTCCGGATGGACTGGCAGATCCACCGGTCCGCGGACCGGATGCGGATCGTGCTGATGGTCAGCAAGTTCGGGCACTGCCTGAACGACCTGCTGTTCCGGTCCCGGATCGGGGCGCTGCCCGTCGAGATCGCGGCCGTCGTCTCCAACCACACGGACTTCGCCGAACTCGTCGCCTCGTACGGCATTCCCTTCCGGCACCTTCCGGTGACCAAGGACTCCAAGGCGGACGCCGAGGCGAGGCTGCTGGAGCTGGTGCGCGAGGAGGACGTGGAGCTGGTCGTCCTGGCCCGGTACATGCAGGTCCTCTCGGACGACCTGTGCAAGCAGCTGAGCGGCCGGATCATCAACATCCACCACTCGTTCCTGCCGAGCTTCAAGGGTGCGAAGCCGTACCACCAGGCCCATGCGCGCGGGGTGAAGCTGATCGGCGCGACCGCGCACTATGTGACCGCCGACCTCGACGAGGGCCCGATCATCGAGCAGGAGGTCGAGCGCGTCGGCCATGACGTGACGCCGGACCAGCTCGTCGCGATCGGCCGCGATGTGGAGTGCCAGGCGCTGGCGCGTGCGGTGAAGTGGCACGCGGAGCGGCGGATCCTGCTCAACGGCCGCCGTACGGTGGTCTTCGCCTGA
- a CDS encoding ABC transporter substrate-binding protein yields the protein MTGRRRPTSPRPYTFVTCTAAAGAFLISGCGVLPGASGGSRGPVTVMTWAPDRSDDVAAVNMSGMTAMARTYARWVNGQGGIGGRRLKVIICNEGDTSVGAEKCAREAVREKVTAVVGSYSRHGRSFMAPLEAAGVPYIGGYGASDEEFTSYVSYPVNGGQSALLAGNGKQLAAGCDRVSLVRPDSIAGDGMPPLLDAGLLDAERPESVDILAPEDATSYDDQAAKALERAGDGCVTAVLGDRTETFFDSFRRLEPETGGARISSVLGSVGQPLIDRTGGRNSPFEGAYVTGWYPDSGDARWDTMREVIREHAFGDNRVDPQDTGVQTTWIAYTALRAVIESLGGSEVTSGTVTTALNRGAEVDTGGLTPVLRWRYKDMLGSSAYPRIVNAKVTFQVVREGRLVAQKKGFVDVTETLTAAPNVKG from the coding sequence ATGACCGGACGGCGACGCCCCACCTCCCCCCGCCCCTACACGTTCGTCACATGTACGGCGGCGGCCGGGGCGTTCCTGATATCCGGCTGCGGTGTGCTCCCTGGGGCCTCGGGGGGCTCCAGGGGGCCCGTCACCGTGATGACGTGGGCGCCCGACCGTTCGGACGACGTGGCCGCGGTGAACATGTCGGGGATGACGGCGATGGCGAGGACGTACGCCCGCTGGGTCAACGGCCAGGGCGGCATCGGCGGACGCCGGCTGAAGGTGATCATCTGCAACGAGGGCGACACCTCGGTCGGCGCGGAGAAGTGCGCCCGGGAGGCCGTCCGGGAGAAGGTGACCGCGGTCGTCGGCTCGTACAGTCGGCACGGGCGGTCCTTCATGGCTCCGCTGGAGGCCGCCGGCGTTCCGTACATCGGCGGCTACGGGGCCTCCGACGAGGAGTTCACCAGCTATGTCTCCTACCCGGTCAACGGCGGCCAGTCTGCGCTCCTCGCGGGCAACGGCAAGCAGCTGGCGGCCGGCTGCGACCGGGTGTCGCTCGTCCGGCCCGACTCGATCGCCGGCGACGGCATGCCGCCGCTCCTCGACGCCGGCCTCCTGGACGCCGAACGGCCCGAGTCCGTCGACATCCTGGCGCCCGAGGACGCCACCTCGTACGACGACCAGGCGGCCAAGGCGCTGGAGCGGGCCGGTGACGGCTGTGTGACGGCGGTGCTCGGCGACCGTACGGAAACCTTCTTCGACTCCTTCCGGCGGCTCGAACCGGAGACCGGCGGGGCGCGGATCTCCTCCGTGCTCGGCAGCGTCGGTCAGCCGCTCATCGACCGTACGGGCGGCCGGAACAGCCCGTTCGAGGGGGCGTACGTCACCGGCTGGTACCCGGACTCGGGCGACGCGCGCTGGGACACGATGCGCGAGGTGATCCGGGAGCACGCGTTCGGCGACAACCGGGTCGACCCGCAGGACACGGGGGTGCAGACCACCTGGATCGCGTACACGGCGCTGCGGGCGGTCATCGAGTCGCTCGGCGGCTCCGAGGTCACCTCCGGCACGGTGACCACCGCCCTCAACCGCGGCGCGGAGGTCGACACGGGCGGCCTGACCCCGGTCCTGCGCTGGCGCTACAAGGACATGCTCGGCTCGTCCGCGTACCCCCGGATCGTCAACGCCAAGGTGACGTTCCAGGTGGTCCGGGAGGGCCGTCTCGTCGCCCAGAAGAAGGGCTTCGTGGATGTCACGGAGACCCTGACGGCGGCCCCGAACGTCAAGGGCTGA